The following proteins are encoded in a genomic region of Streptomyces sp. NBC_01723:
- the sepX gene encoding divisome protein SepX/GlpR produces the protein MSSSGLIYAVIVGAWAAYLVPMWLRRQDELNEARPTERFSTAIRLLSGRAGMERRYVKDLRSRPADEAEPDADAPDAVTDSVDVRAFAVSRTRRHTRPTPPQHTAERPEKARPEPGAPAQGPRAGTSPEHPGRTTGSGAAAARGRVPQARRAPVSAEAAARARRTKVLARRRRTTVMLFLAFTLGSVVAAVGGLAFLWAPGVPALLLSAYIAHLRTQERRRFAFQMDRRQAEVAAQRLRDRGPRPPGRRTPADPVGAVGDPDAEELDEGPETEADAGLSALAADRRALVEQTDHAEWVDQQREPRGRPRGDSWDPVPVPLPTYVTAPVAPRATPDVDLAAPDAWSSARSSAVTPEQEDAVSAPAPDRPADPAEDRTETPARSDARRAASARRARERGRTPLFDQYDDGGRPRAANE, from the coding sequence GTGAGCAGCAGCGGCCTCATCTACGCAGTCATTGTCGGGGCCTGGGCCGCCTACTTGGTGCCGATGTGGCTCCGTAGGCAGGACGAGCTGAACGAGGCCCGTCCGACGGAACGCTTCAGCACCGCCATCCGGCTGCTGTCCGGACGGGCGGGAATGGAGCGCCGGTACGTCAAGGACCTGCGGTCGCGCCCCGCCGACGAGGCGGAGCCCGACGCCGACGCCCCGGACGCCGTCACCGACTCGGTGGACGTCCGGGCCTTCGCTGTGTCCCGGACCCGACGGCACACCCGGCCCACCCCACCGCAGCACACCGCGGAACGGCCCGAGAAGGCGCGCCCGGAGCCGGGCGCACCCGCGCAGGGCCCCAGAGCCGGCACGTCCCCGGAACACCCGGGCCGCACCACCGGCTCCGGCGCCGCAGCGGCCCGGGGGCGGGTCCCGCAGGCCCGCCGCGCACCCGTCTCCGCCGAGGCCGCGGCCCGTGCCCGGCGCACCAAGGTCCTCGCACGCCGCCGCCGCACCACCGTGATGCTGTTCCTGGCCTTCACGCTCGGCTCGGTCGTCGCGGCGGTCGGCGGACTCGCCTTCCTGTGGGCGCCCGGCGTGCCCGCACTGCTGCTCAGCGCCTACATCGCCCACCTGCGCACGCAGGAACGCCGCCGGTTCGCCTTCCAGATGGACCGCCGCCAGGCCGAGGTCGCCGCGCAGCGGCTGCGCGACCGCGGTCCCCGGCCACCGGGGAGGCGCACCCCCGCCGACCCCGTCGGTGCCGTCGGCGACCCCGACGCCGAGGAACTGGACGAAGGGCCCGAGACGGAGGCCGACGCCGGGCTCTCCGCGCTCGCCGCGGACCGGCGGGCACTGGTCGAGCAGACCGACCACGCCGAGTGGGTCGACCAGCAGCGCGAACCCCGCGGGCGCCCGCGCGGCGACAGCTGGGACCCGGTGCCGGTGCCCCTGCCCACCTACGTCACCGCACCGGTCGCCCCGCGCGCCACGCCCGACGTGGACCTCGCGGCACCCGACGCCTGGAGCTCGGCCCGCTCCAGCGCCGTCACCCCCGAACAGGAGGACGCGGTCTCCGCCCCCGCGCCGGACCGCCCCGCCGATCCCGCCGAGGACCGCACGGAGACGCCGGCCCGCAGCGACGCCCGCCGCGCCGCCTCGGCCCGCCGGGCCCGGGAGCGCGGCCGCACACCCCTCTTCGACCAGTACGACGACGGCGGCCGTCCCCGCGCCGCCAACGAGTAG
- a CDS encoding GNAT family N-acetyltransferase, which produces MNIRRVAFDHPDAVKLNDEVQAEYDIRYGDGGDATHLDASDFAPPNGLYLVAYDESGVPVASGGWRGQDANDEGNLDGDAELKRMFVIEQVRGRGVARRILAALEEDARAAGRTRMVLETGTKQPEAVALYLSSGYEPCTKFGYYRFHEDSLCYAKALQAL; this is translated from the coding sequence ATGAACATTCGCCGGGTCGCCTTCGACCACCCCGACGCCGTCAAGCTCAACGACGAGGTCCAGGCCGAGTACGACATCCGCTACGGCGACGGCGGCGACGCCACGCACCTGGACGCGTCGGACTTCGCGCCGCCGAACGGCCTCTACCTGGTCGCGTACGACGAGAGCGGGGTCCCGGTCGCCTCGGGCGGCTGGCGCGGCCAGGACGCCAACGACGAGGGGAACCTCGACGGGGACGCCGAGCTGAAGCGGATGTTCGTCATAGAACAGGTGCGTGGCCGCGGGGTGGCCCGCCGCATCCTGGCCGCCCTGGAGGAGGACGCCCGCGCGGCGGGCCGGACCCGGATGGTGCTGGAGACGGGCACGAAGCAGCCGGAGGCAGTGGCTCTGTACCTGTCCAGCGGGTACGAGCCGTGCACGAAGTTCGGCTACTACCGCTTCCACGAGGACAGCCTCTGCTACGCGAAGGCTCTCCAGGCCCTCTAG